The proteins below come from a single Gimesia alba genomic window:
- a CDS encoding hemolysin family protein produces the protein MVWLLGSIIVFIALSGLMAAVDAAVLSVSHPEIDEMIQSGKHGAGRLREVKQKLTHSLAVIVILTNLINVLGPILVSQQAFKIYGPKALVPITIVLMLGTIVFSEVIPKALGSHYAPLLARWSAPVIRVLGFAIYPLSVGLAWLSDTLKRGQRRIGTETQIRALVKLGQKGGHIEPTEGHMIFRTFRLNDRMVQDIMTPLEKVVSIPAATTVSEAADIIRTKEFSRYPIFGESPDDVQGMLIARDVLSMLSDDKAKTSITSIIHTPFFVSTEMRADKLLLEFRTRHQHLAVVQQSNQTVGIVTLEDVLEEIVGEIEDEKDFGLR, from the coding sequence ATGGTTTGGCTTCTTGGTTCAATCATCGTATTTATCGCCTTGTCCGGGTTGATGGCCGCTGTCGATGCAGCAGTCCTTAGCGTTTCTCACCCCGAGATCGATGAAATGATTCAAAGCGGCAAACACGGTGCGGGACGGTTGCGGGAAGTGAAACAGAAACTGACTCATTCACTGGCCGTGATTGTGATTCTCACTAACCTGATCAATGTACTCGGGCCGATTCTTGTCAGCCAGCAGGCATTTAAAATTTACGGTCCCAAGGCTTTGGTGCCCATCACGATTGTGCTCATGCTCGGAACGATCGTCTTCTCGGAAGTGATTCCCAAGGCACTGGGATCACATTACGCGCCGCTACTGGCCCGCTGGTCGGCCCCGGTGATTCGCGTCCTGGGGTTTGCCATCTATCCGCTCAGCGTTGGCCTCGCCTGGCTTTCCGACACGTTGAAGCGGGGACAAAGGAGAATCGGAACGGAAACGCAGATACGCGCACTCGTCAAACTGGGACAAAAAGGGGGCCACATTGAACCGACTGAGGGCCATATGATCTTCCGAACGTTTCGCCTCAACGATCGTATGGTTCAAGACATCATGACACCGCTGGAAAAGGTGGTCTCGATTCCTGCAGCGACCACGGTCAGCGAAGCGGCAGATATCATTCGCACGAAGGAGTTTTCACGCTACCCGATCTTCGGAGAATCACCTGACGATGTTCAGGGCATGCTGATCGCCCGCGATGTATTGAGCATGCTCTCTGATGATAAGGCAAAGACATCGATCACTTCGATCATACACACACCGTTTTTCGTCAGCACCGAGATGCGCGCCGACAAACTGTTACTGGAGTTCCGCACACGCCACCAGCATCTGGCCGTCGTTCAGCAATCGAACCAGACAGTCGGCATCGTGACATTGGAAGACGTTCTGGAGGAGATCGTCGGCGAAATTGAGGATGAGAAGGATTTTGGGTTGAGATAG
- the lepA gene encoding translation elongation factor 4, whose product MKHIRNFCIIAHIDHGKSTLADRLIQTCGGVTQRELHEQMLDSMDIERERGITIKSNSITLDYRAPDGTDYLLNLIDTPGHVDFSHEVRRSLMACEGALIIVDASQGVEAQTVANLYLALEHDLTLLPVINKIDLPAADIERAQEAIDEELGLDPFEAIPISAKNGIGIEDVLQGIVEKLPAPQGDPDAPLKALVFDANFDKFRGVILQCRIMEGTLKPRDTIHFMHAGRDFTVDEVGFNQMKLNPKSQLSAGEVGYVVAGVKSVQDIEIGDTITLLNRQAAEPIPGYQPARQVVFSSIYPMDTGDYVELTKALEKLAINDAALTFDKDSSAALGFGFRCGFLGLLHLDVIQERIQREFDIGLVISAPSVKYHLTLKDGSTIEVDNPSYWPDPTAIDSVSEPYIKASILTPETYVGPVMELCREHRSESQTMNYLSASRIEVTSVMPLGEVLFDFYGKLKMITRGYGSFDYEPIEYRTTDIVKVDILVNKEPVDTLSYLVHRDKARPRALHYCEQLAKEIPRHQFKIPVQGAIGGEVIARTTIAPFRKDVTEKLYGGDVTRKKKLLEKQKKGKAKMKQFGSVNIPQKAFVSVLRTDKE is encoded by the coding sequence ATGAAACATATACGAAATTTCTGCATCATCGCTCATATTGATCATGGCAAGTCCACGCTCGCCGACCGGCTCATTCAAACCTGTGGAGGCGTGACACAACGTGAACTCCATGAACAAATGCTCGATTCGATGGATATCGAACGCGAACGGGGCATTACCATCAAGAGTAATTCGATTACCCTCGATTACCGGGCTCCGGATGGCACAGACTATTTATTGAACCTGATCGATACGCCGGGCCACGTCGATTTCTCGCATGAAGTCCGGCGTTCCTTGATGGCCTGTGAAGGCGCCTTGATTATTGTCGACGCCTCTCAGGGAGTCGAAGCCCAGACGGTGGCGAACCTCTATCTGGCGTTGGAACATGATCTTACCCTGTTGCCTGTGATCAACAAGATTGATCTTCCGGCCGCAGACATCGAACGGGCACAGGAAGCCATTGATGAAGAACTGGGGCTTGATCCGTTTGAGGCGATCCCGATTTCTGCTAAAAATGGGATTGGCATCGAGGACGTGCTGCAGGGCATCGTCGAGAAATTGCCCGCTCCCCAGGGCGATCCGGATGCGCCGCTGAAGGCACTCGTGTTTGACGCGAACTTTGATAAGTTTCGCGGCGTGATTCTGCAGTGCCGCATCATGGAAGGCACACTCAAACCGCGCGATACGATCCACTTCATGCACGCCGGTCGTGATTTCACAGTGGATGAAGTCGGCTTTAACCAGATGAAACTCAATCCCAAATCACAGCTCAGTGCCGGTGAAGTGGGCTATGTTGTCGCGGGCGTCAAAAGTGTGCAGGACATTGAAATCGGCGATACAATTACTCTGCTGAATCGACAGGCAGCAGAGCCGATTCCCGGCTACCAGCCCGCCAGACAGGTCGTCTTTTCTTCCATCTATCCCATGGACACGGGCGATTACGTGGAACTCACAAAGGCTCTGGAGAAGCTCGCAATCAACGACGCGGCACTCACGTTTGATAAAGACAGTTCCGCGGCACTCGGCTTTGGCTTTCGCTGCGGGTTTCTCGGACTGCTGCACCTGGATGTGATTCAAGAGCGCATCCAGCGCGAGTTTGACATTGGTCTGGTGATCTCCGCCCCGTCGGTGAAGTACCACTTAACGTTGAAAGACGGCTCCACAATCGAAGTCGACAATCCCTCTTACTGGCCCGATCCCACGGCGATTGATTCAGTCAGCGAACCCTACATCAAAGCCTCGATTCTGACCCCCGAAACGTACGTCGGCCCTGTCATGGAACTCTGCAGGGAACATCGCTCGGAAAGCCAGACGATGAATTATCTGTCTGCCAGTCGGATCGAAGTCACCAGCGTGATGCCGCTGGGCGAGGTCCTCTTCGACTTCTATGGCAAGCTGAAGATGATTACACGCGGCTATGGATCGTTTGACTATGAGCCGATTGAGTATCGAACCACTGATATCGTGAAGGTTGATATTCTTGTCAACAAAGAACCGGTCGACACGCTGTCCTACCTCGTGCATCGAGACAAAGCACGACCGCGGGCGCTGCATTATTGCGAACAACTGGCCAAAGAGATTCCCCGACATCAATTCAAGATACCCGTTCAGGGAGCTATTGGAGGCGAAGTGATTGCCCGCACCACAATCGCGCCGTTCCGCAAAGACGTCACCGAGAAACTGTACGGCGGCGATGTGACGCGCAAGAAAAAACTGCTCGAAAAGCAGAAGAAGGGCAAGGCAAAAATGAAGCAGTTCGGCAGCGTCAATATCCCCCAGAAAGCCTTTGTCTCCGTGCTTCGCACCGATAAGGAATAG
- a CDS encoding dehydroquinate synthase/iron-containing alcohol dehydrogenase family protein — MPNVVFPRVSQITKGRRNLIEVISQQFPTDDAGQNETWFVSGNTSTRPFAEVYRRMWDESVNKTRLFILTKAPFVSEAERLRDALLSEAVCPRMIIYVGGQTVGDVTKYSVRMVNDLLPPGQQPVEFGGIITSLTSDGIYSPGASLRDDNTGLPVSKTCEAPAFIVGHERTLLRQPYMMKCACVGDMLAKVSSLWDYRHSCHVQGIQPNDFASDLTESSYQPFLDRGDDLKADYLHKESSIKEMFRAVQLSGLAMQIQGSTQACSGSEHIGQKWLDDFVIEYDSLAEKRIKRSPLHGIGVLPMTIITAYMQGQVINAEKIKRIANTLGIPYMNLGLQEFSPQFIQELITTCLVIGIGYRCPKYLAYQCKRSVKALSDKKKIRKPDDERITILDEPEYELLSQRVKHAAIDAGLFNPDLKSSEDQTTQVAKQALKKIRIRAWTRLKRSVDEAVDSETGELVANELRPVFGLS; from the coding sequence ATGCCGAATGTTGTATTTCCACGCGTCTCGCAAATCACCAAAGGACGGCGCAATTTAATCGAGGTGATCAGTCAACAATTTCCGACTGATGACGCTGGTCAGAACGAGACTTGGTTTGTAAGCGGAAATACTTCGACTCGACCTTTTGCGGAGGTCTATCGACGAATGTGGGATGAGTCTGTAAATAAGACTCGTCTGTTTATTCTCACCAAAGCCCCGTTCGTGAGCGAAGCGGAACGACTACGCGATGCCTTGTTGTCGGAGGCGGTCTGCCCGCGCATGATCATCTACGTCGGCGGCCAAACGGTGGGAGATGTCACCAAGTATTCTGTCCGCATGGTCAATGATCTGCTACCGCCCGGGCAGCAACCAGTTGAATTTGGTGGTATTATCACGTCGCTGACCAGCGATGGTATCTATAGTCCCGGCGCCAGCCTTCGCGATGACAATACGGGGCTGCCTGTCAGCAAAACGTGTGAAGCGCCGGCTTTCATCGTGGGGCACGAACGCACGCTTCTCAGGCAGCCGTATATGATGAAGTGCGCCTGTGTTGGTGATATGTTAGCAAAGGTCTCATCACTTTGGGATTATCGACATTCTTGCCATGTACAAGGGATTCAGCCGAATGATTTTGCATCGGACCTGACGGAATCTTCTTATCAACCGTTTCTTGACCGGGGTGATGATCTTAAAGCCGACTATCTCCACAAAGAAAGCTCCATCAAGGAAATGTTTCGCGCGGTGCAACTGAGCGGGCTTGCCATGCAGATTCAGGGAAGCACCCAGGCGTGTTCGGGCTCTGAGCACATCGGTCAGAAATGGCTCGATGATTTTGTGATCGAGTACGACTCTCTGGCAGAGAAGCGAATTAAACGGTCTCCGCTGCACGGGATTGGCGTGCTCCCGATGACGATCATCACAGCCTACATGCAGGGACAGGTCATTAATGCAGAAAAGATCAAGCGGATCGCGAATACATTAGGAATCCCGTACATGAACCTTGGTCTGCAAGAATTTTCCCCTCAATTCATTCAGGAGCTGATCACGACCTGCCTGGTGATTGGTATCGGCTATCGCTGTCCAAAGTATCTTGCGTATCAGTGTAAGCGTTCCGTAAAAGCGCTCAGCGATAAAAAGAAAATACGTAAACCCGATGACGAGCGGATCACCATTCTCGATGAACCTGAATATGAACTATTGTCGCAGAGAGTGAAACACGCTGCCATTGACGCAGGTTTGTTTAACCCAGACTTGAAGTCCTCGGAAGACCAGACCACGCAGGTGGCGAAACAAGCTTTGAAGAAGATAAGAATCCGTGCATGGACCAGACTGAAACGGTCTGTAGATGAAGCGGTAGATTCAGAGACAGGCGAGTTAGTCGCTAACGAGTTACGGCCTGTTTTTGGCCTGTCCTGA